From the genome of Hydrogenovibrio kuenenii DSM 12350:
TCGGTGACGGCATCATGAGTGCGATTGATTTCTCAATGCACATCGACAAAGAAGAAAACCCAGCGGGTGATCGTGTGGTCGTAACAATGAATGGTAAATTCCTACCTTATAAGTCTTGGTAAGACTTTAAAGTTACCAGTTGTCATAAGCTCCTCGCCCCGCTTTCGCGGGGTTTTTTGATGCTCAAGATTACCCCAGCCTGGCAGATTTTCAATCTCTAAAAACGAAACACACCCGGTGATTTTTTCTTCGCAGTTTTTTTGGTTTTGACCAATTGCACCATGACTTCGGCATGAGACGTATGCGGGAACATATCCATAAATCCAGCTTTACGAATTTGGTAGCCTTGCTTTTCTAAAAGCTGAACATCACGAATCAGTGTCGATTCATTACAGGAAACATAGACGATAATTTGGGCATTAAGTTTACCCATTTGCTGACAGATCGACATGGCACCTTGTCGGCCTGGGTCGAGCAACACGCGATCATAGGTTTGATGATGGAACCAGTGAAAATCATTAGCGGAGTCAAACAAATCAGCTTTGTAAAAGTCTGCATTTGGCAGGCTGTTTTTCTTGGCATTTCTTTGTGCAAAATCTACCAGGCTGGGGTCACCTTCCACACCAACCACTTTCGACACTGTTTGTGCAATCGGTAGGGTGAAATTCCCCACGCCACAAAATAAATCCAATACGGAATGGTTTGATTCAAGCTGTAACCATTCCAAGGCTTGCGCGACCATTTTTTGGTTGATCTCCGCATTGACCTGAATAAACCCATCTTTTGGAAAATCAAATACCAAATCATCCAAAGTGTAGTGTGCTTTGGTACTGGTTTCATCATCTGACCAAAGCATTACAGGTTGGGTTTTAGGCAGTGTTGACTCAACCAAGGTAACTTCTTTTAGAGAACGACTCGCCACAGGTAAACACTGCTCACGTTTCACGTGTAACGCTGCATTCATTTCATCGGTGAGTAGTGGACAGGACTCAATATCCACCATCTCACTTGATGCTTTAGCGCGAAAACCAAACTTAGCGACTTTATCGGTTTTGTGTTTGCCGTAAACAAAACGCGCGCGGCGACGGTAACCTTTGTTTTCTCCGATTAAAGGGTCGGCAATTTTGCATTTCTTGGCATCCACCGCCTTAATCAAGGCATTGAGAAAACGCTTGGCCTTCCATTCGCGTTGCGCTGCAATATCAACATGCTGCAACTGACAACCACCACACTCATTATAGACAGGACAAAAAGGTTCAACCCGGTGCTCCGATGAGGTTTTCACCTCCACCAACGCGGCTTCGTCATAGGTTTTTTGCGATTGCATTATCCTTGCCGAAACGATATCGCCGGGAATTGCACCTTCTATAAAGATCGTTTTGCCATCAACGCGCCCTATGCCACGACCATCATGAGAAAGGTCGGTGATTTCTATCTGTTCAATTATCATAGTTCTGTATCTTAAAAAATTAGAGAAATTATAGCCTATCTTCTAGAATAGGGTTCTGACACCTGAATTTACACAGCCATAAAATCAACCGAATCTGCTGGAGTGACTATGTACGTTCCCGATGACTTTGCGGAATACGATCAAGACAAGATTATGGCTTTGACGCGCCAGTACCCGTTTGCGATGTTGGTCACCACTGACCAAGGTGAACCTTATGTCACTCACTTGCCTTTAACCTACGAGCCAACTAATGATGAAAACGGGAAAGGAAAGGTTATCGGTCATATGGCACGTAGCAACCCACAATGGCAACATTTGGCGGAAGGGCAACGTGCACTGGTTGTGTTTGAAGGCCCACACGCTTATATCTCGCCCACTTGGTACCAAAGCCCGGGCGTGCCAACTTGGAATTATGCCGTTGTGCATCTGCGTGGACAAGCCAACCTGATTGAGGATGCAGATCGTTTGAATGCCATGTTAGACGACCTGATTACCACACATGAACCGACGTTGCCACAGCCCTGGCAAGAAAACGTGCCTGCGGACAAACAGGACATGCTGCTGAAAATGATTGTGGGATTTGAAATCGAAGTGACAGACATCTCCGCGAAATTCAAACTGAACCAAAACCGATCGGCAGCGGATAGAGCGAACGTCATCACCACACTTGCCGCCTCCGACAACTCTTTAGATAACGGTATTGCAGAACTGATGAAATCTTTGTGATAGG
Proteins encoded in this window:
- the rlmD gene encoding 23S rRNA (uracil(1939)-C(5))-methyltransferase RlmD, producing the protein MIIEQIEITDLSHDGRGIGRVDGKTIFIEGAIPGDIVSARIMQSQKTYDEAALVEVKTSSEHRVEPFCPVYNECGGCQLQHVDIAAQREWKAKRFLNALIKAVDAKKCKIADPLIGENKGYRRRARFVYGKHKTDKVAKFGFRAKASSEMVDIESCPLLTDEMNAALHVKREQCLPVASRSLKEVTLVESTLPKTQPVMLWSDDETSTKAHYTLDDLVFDFPKDGFIQVNAEINQKMVAQALEWLQLESNHSVLDLFCGVGNFTLPIAQTVSKVVGVEGDPSLVDFAQRNAKKNSLPNADFYKADLFDSANDFHWFHHQTYDRVLLDPGRQGAMSICQQMGKLNAQIIVYVSCNESTLIRDVQLLEKQGYQIRKAGFMDMFPHTSHAEVMVQLVKTKKTAKKKSPGVFRF
- a CDS encoding FMN-binding negative transcriptional regulator, whose translation is MYVPDDFAEYDQDKIMALTRQYPFAMLVTTDQGEPYVTHLPLTYEPTNDENGKGKVIGHMARSNPQWQHLAEGQRALVVFEGPHAYISPTWYQSPGVPTWNYAVVHLRGQANLIEDADRLNAMLDDLITTHEPTLPQPWQENVPADKQDMLLKMIVGFEIEVTDISAKFKLNQNRSAADRANVITTLAASDNSLDNGIAELMKSL